The proteins below come from a single Chelmon rostratus isolate fCheRos1 chromosome 10, fCheRos1.pri, whole genome shotgun sequence genomic window:
- the si:dkey-93l1.9 gene encoding ninjurin-1, which yields MTTESMALNKLGDVEALTARSGKVHRPINLNHYATKKSAAQSMLDVALLMANSSQLKTVLYVGPHYRFYIPLIVLLSLSITLQVIVGLLLVFIVKYDLNDTRKHSKLNRMNNVATVFVFFTVLINIFITALGFEGHAVRSLDSSVMSIPDSHLSPLPADPNTTGGI from the exons GCACTGACAGCCCGCTCTGGAAAAGTGCATCGCCCCATCAACCTGAATCACTATGCCACTAAGAAGAGTGCGGCTCAGAGTATGCTGGATGTTGCCTTGCTGATGGCCAACTCGTCCCAGCTGAAGACTGTCCTCTACGTGGGCCCTCATTACCGTTTCTACATCCCGCTCATtgtcctgctgtctctgtccatcACATTACAGGTCATAGTGGGGCTGCTGCTCGTCTTTATCG TGAAGTACGATCTGAACGACACGAGGAAACACAGCAAGCTGAACAGAATGAACAATGTAGCGAcagtctttgtcttcttcaccGTCCTCATCAACATCTTCATCACAGCTCTAGGATTTGAGGGACATGCGGTCAG gtCATTAGACTCATCTGTGATGTCAATACCTGACTCTCACTTATCCCCTCTGCCCGCTGACCCTAACACGACTGGTGGCATTTAG
- the emd gene encoding emerin (Emery-Dreifuss muscular dystrophy), protein MSLRDKSDEDISKLLAEYGIKHGPIVDSTRELYEKKLEKAMEKAPVRPSSDKTYYREEEEEITYITYQSPVRHEAYGDKLRQRAGAEPDDDEESDQETEAPVQITNRTANHSAVRSREPVRKSGGSVWKAVRLLLLLAVVAAVFYYAYCRVINSEENPFGTQ, encoded by the exons aTGTCTCTGAGAGACAAAAGTGATGAGGACATCAGCAAGCTGCTTGCTGAGTATGGCATCAAACATGGACCTATAGTCG ACTCTACTCGAGAGCTGTATGAGAAGAAGCTTGAAAAAGCCATGGAGAAGGCTCCGGTGAGACCCTCGTCTGATAAGACCTACTACAGAGAGGAAG AGGAGGAAATAACCTACATCACATACCAGAGTCCG GTTAGACATGAAGCGTATGGGGACAA GCTAAGACAAAGAGCCGGCGCTGAGCCAGATGACGACGAGGAATCGGACCAAGAGACAGA ggcCCCTGTCCAGATCACTAACagaacagccaatcacagcgcagTGCGATCCAGAGAGCCAGTCAGAAAGTCCGGAGGCAGCGTGTGGAAGGCGgtgcggctgctgctgctgttagctgtGGTAGCAGCTGTCTTCTACTACGCCTACTGCCGTGTGATTAACAGTGAAGAAAATCCTTTTGGGACTCAATGA